In Arthrobacter alpinus, a single window of DNA contains:
- the coaE gene encoding dephospho-CoA kinase, whose protein sequence is MLSLGLTGGIAAGKSLLANRFRELGAVVIDADQLAREVVAPGSPGLAAVVERFGQGILLPDGSLDRPKLGSIVFADDGHRLALNAIVHPLVRAAADSLKLDAGPGAIVVQDIPLLVESGQGSNFHLVVVVQAPREERIARMVRDRGMSEADALARMLAQASDDERAAVADVLIHNDGSPERAVAQLDAVWHQRLVPFAANIAAGTAAAHGDSELELGVPGDRDAARLRERLVRAVGDLASSVEATKADGDRLVFGLRLQGASADVVKEALAVAGFFPCAELGSSGDSLGFADPAVRACIHIVD, encoded by the coding sequence AATCACTGCTCGCCAACCGATTCCGTGAGCTGGGCGCCGTCGTGATCGATGCCGACCAACTGGCCAGGGAAGTGGTTGCCCCGGGTTCGCCTGGTCTTGCGGCCGTCGTGGAGCGCTTTGGGCAGGGTATTCTGCTCCCGGACGGCTCCCTCGACCGTCCCAAACTCGGCTCAATTGTGTTTGCGGACGACGGACACCGCCTGGCCCTCAACGCCATCGTGCACCCTCTGGTCAGGGCTGCTGCCGATTCGCTCAAGCTCGACGCCGGACCGGGTGCGATAGTTGTGCAGGACATCCCGCTACTGGTCGAGTCGGGTCAAGGCTCCAATTTTCATCTCGTGGTGGTTGTCCAAGCGCCTCGTGAGGAACGCATTGCCCGCATGGTCCGGGACCGGGGCATGTCCGAGGCGGACGCCTTGGCACGGATGTTGGCCCAGGCCAGCGACGATGAGCGAGCGGCCGTTGCCGACGTCCTCATCCACAATGATGGCTCGCCGGAACGGGCGGTGGCACAGTTGGATGCTGTGTGGCACCAGCGGCTGGTCCCGTTTGCAGCCAACATTGCGGCGGGGACAGCCGCGGCCCACGGTGACAGTGAGCTGGAGTTGGGAGTTCCTGGAGACAGGGACGCCGCACGCTTGCGGGAGCGTCTTGTCCGTGCAGTAGGAGATCTGGCCAGTTCGGTGGAAGCAACCAAGGCTGACGGTGACCGACTTGTCTTCGGGCTGCGGCTACAGGGTGCCAGTGCGGACGTCGTCAAGGAGGCGCTGGCCGTTGCCGGGTTTTTTCCCTGTGCGGAGCTTGGCTCCTCAGGCGACAGCCTTGGATTCGCCGATCCTGCTGTACGCGCCTGCATTCACATCGTGGACTAA